The following are encoded in a window of Deinococcus radiotolerans genomic DNA:
- a CDS encoding UvrD-helicase domain-containing protein, with translation MTGGFTGPQQQAITAPHSVAISAGAGSGKTRVLAERVVHLLEGGVTPGQIAAVTFTEAAAAELRERIATYVEHRAHADPPRWAAVQARLPLMQVSTIHGLCGRVAREHPVESGAGLNFAVLDEAEAAEWLDEHLTPVLAELPVEVLIEVPGRIRADVIRALLDDPTSALAALDVAARAADLSAEDRARRAWQGAQPAWDAARSALATLRGGPAGDVLEDARQAALRAGPAPLLRGGLRDLRLALDGVKGNVGKGWDAAEKKVAASALKTLQGLAARDDLLGEATDASRAHDRAVLALRAIFTHVVTRFAQLKGEQEVATFADLEVCADRALALPQVRSYYQARWTHLLIDEAQDTNPVQWRILQALADESVTLTVVGDEKQSIYAFRRADVGVFREARQTVQERGGEVIRMGTSFRTHEGLVTAVNAFFASLMQGPDRLRPTAATFEPLDAHRPAHPAGEDAPSVEVHALLGDEAGALRGAEANLIAGRIQALLLEGTPVYDRETRSVRPLRLSDIAVLFRARTNLGAYEDALSRAGLPYVVHGGRGLYDRPEVMDAVSLLRAVADPTADVHLAAVLRGPHVHLTDTQLLAIGEDHVSGECFWDAAQRSADPAVQGAVTLIRALREASVTLSTSQLLAEADRRTGALLVHAAMPDGPRRVANLRLFQGLLRRWAQEGLRDVVSVADHLARLERLEAQAPEAVSPHPDAAQLMTIHGSKGLEFPVVIVADALRQGGGPAGAVRFDAQLGVALRLPRLEEDTPEWAALEAAQKERHTSESERVAYVAFTRAADLLILSVVSGTGPAPMKRFEAFLGHLPEAGVARTYLSPAEVPTPVPLTFRTAGGRPHLDVHSGPGVVLPGTLPVTSLGTFLSCPRAFAYRHLEGRSPLVTLWSARHAAEASNPEGRLAGRQIGDAVHRALEHGWTATEMHRHLGYFAAPDLKTVITLVESFQGDAYTKVRGRPYQRERPIQVTLDGVTFEGIVDAFDPEGALVLDYKTDRHVQPEHHLPQLALYAHRLGATRAALAYLRHDRLHEFGETDLQRGLALVQDAVRRIQEHDFGPSPSPACRYCSFRGVCDVAPQETP, from the coding sequence ATGACGGGGGGATTCACAGGTCCGCAGCAGCAGGCCATCACGGCGCCTCATTCGGTGGCGATCTCCGCCGGGGCGGGCAGCGGGAAGACCCGGGTGCTCGCCGAGCGCGTGGTGCACCTGCTCGAGGGGGGCGTCACGCCCGGACAGATCGCGGCGGTGACGTTCACCGAGGCGGCCGCTGCGGAACTGCGCGAGCGCATCGCCACGTATGTGGAGCACCGCGCGCACGCGGACCCGCCGCGCTGGGCTGCGGTGCAGGCCCGGCTGCCGCTGATGCAGGTCAGCACCATTCACGGCCTGTGCGGCCGGGTGGCGCGCGAGCACCCGGTGGAAAGCGGCGCCGGCCTGAACTTCGCGGTGCTGGATGAAGCGGAGGCGGCCGAGTGGCTGGACGAGCACCTCACGCCGGTCCTGGCGGAACTGCCGGTGGAGGTGCTGATCGAGGTGCCCGGGCGCATCCGGGCGGACGTGATCCGCGCGCTGCTGGATGATCCCACCTCGGCCCTCGCGGCGCTGGACGTCGCGGCCCGCGCGGCTGACCTCAGCGCCGAGGACCGCGCCCGGCGCGCGTGGCAGGGCGCGCAGCCCGCCTGGGACGCGGCCCGCTCGGCCCTGGCCACGCTGCGGGGCGGCCCGGCCGGGGACGTCCTGGAAGACGCCCGGCAGGCGGCGCTGCGGGCGGGGCCTGCGCCCCTGCTGCGGGGCGGGCTGCGGGACCTCCGACTCGCCCTCGACGGCGTGAAAGGCAACGTGGGCAAGGGCTGGGACGCGGCGGAGAAGAAGGTGGCCGCTTCAGCCCTGAAGACCCTGCAGGGGCTCGCCGCGCGGGACGACCTGCTGGGGGAGGCGACCGACGCCTCCCGCGCCCATGACCGGGCGGTGCTGGCCCTGCGGGCGATCTTCACGCACGTGGTGACCCGCTTCGCGCAGCTCAAGGGTGAACAGGAGGTGGCGACTTTCGCGGACCTGGAGGTCTGCGCGGACCGCGCGCTGGCCTTACCGCAGGTGCGGTCGTACTACCAGGCGCGCTGGACGCACCTCCTGATCGACGAGGCGCAGGACACCAACCCGGTGCAGTGGCGGATCCTGCAGGCCCTCGCGGACGAGAGCGTCACCTTGACCGTCGTCGGGGACGAGAAGCAGAGCATCTACGCCTTCCGCCGCGCGGACGTCGGTGTGTTCCGCGAGGCGCGCCAGACCGTGCAGGAGCGGGGCGGTGAGGTGATCCGCATGGGCACGTCCTTCCGCACGCATGAGGGCCTGGTCACGGCCGTGAACGCGTTCTTCGCGAGCCTGATGCAGGGCCCGGACCGCCTGCGGCCCACTGCGGCGACCTTCGAGCCGCTCGACGCCCACCGCCCGGCACACCCGGCCGGGGAGGACGCGCCGAGCGTGGAGGTGCACGCCCTGCTCGGTGATGAGGCCGGGGCGCTGCGCGGCGCCGAGGCGAACCTGATTGCGGGCCGCATTCAGGCGCTGCTGCTGGAGGGCACACCGGTGTATGACCGTGAGACGCGCTCGGTCCGGCCGCTGCGGCTCTCGGATATCGCCGTGCTCTTCCGCGCACGCACCAACCTCGGCGCGTACGAGGACGCCCTGTCCCGCGCGGGGCTGCCGTACGTGGTGCACGGCGGGCGGGGCCTGTATGACCGCCCCGAGGTGATGGACGCGGTGAGCCTGCTGCGCGCCGTCGCCGACCCCACCGCCGACGTCCACCTCGCAGCCGTGCTGCGCGGCCCGCACGTGCACCTCACCGACACGCAGCTGCTCGCCATCGGGGAGGACCACGTGAGTGGAGAATGCTTCTGGGACGCCGCGCAGCGCAGCGCAGATCCGGCCGTGCAGGGGGCAGTGACCCTGATCCGCGCGCTGCGGGAAGCGTCCGTGACCCTCAGCACGTCGCAACTGCTGGCCGAAGCGGACCGCCGCACGGGGGCGCTGCTCGTACACGCCGCCATGCCGGACGGCCCGCGCCGCGTGGCGAACCTGCGGCTCTTCCAGGGTCTGCTCCGGCGGTGGGCTCAGGAGGGCCTGCGGGACGTGGTGAGCGTCGCCGATCACCTCGCGCGCCTCGAGCGGCTGGAAGCGCAGGCGCCCGAGGCGGTCAGTCCGCACCCGGACGCCGCGCAGCTCATGACCATTCACGGCAGCAAAGGCCTGGAGTTCCCAGTGGTGATCGTCGCCGACGCGCTGCGCCAGGGCGGCGGGCCGGCCGGGGCGGTGCGCTTCGACGCGCAACTCGGCGTGGCGCTGCGCCTGCCGCGCCTTGAGGAGGACACGCCCGAATGGGCCGCGTTGGAAGCCGCGCAGAAGGAGCGGCACACCAGCGAATCGGAACGGGTCGCGTACGTCGCCTTCACGCGCGCCGCGGACCTGCTGATCCTGAGCGTGGTGAGCGGCACCGGCCCGGCGCCCATGAAACGGTTCGAGGCCTTCCTCGGGCACCTGCCCGAGGCGGGCGTGGCGCGCACCTACCTCTCCCCCGCGGAGGTCCCCACCCCAGTGCCGCTGACCTTCCGGACGGCGGGCGGCCGGCCGCACCTGGACGTCCACTCCGGCCCGGGCGTGGTTCTGCCCGGCACTCTCCCCGTCACCAGCCTGGGCACCTTCCTGAGCTGCCCGCGGGCGTTCGCGTACCGGCACCTTGAGGGCCGGTCGCCCCTGGTCACGCTGTGGAGCGCGCGGCACGCCGCGGAGGCCAGCAATCCTGAAGGCCGCCTCGCCGGGCGGCAGATCGGGGACGCCGTGCACCGCGCCCTCGAGCACGGCTGGACGGCCACCGAGATGCACCGGCACCTGGGTTATTTCGCCGCTCCGGACCTGAAGACCGTGATCACCCTCGTGGAGAGCTTCCAGGGCGACGCGTACACCAAGGTGCGCGGCCGGCCCTACCAGCGGGAGCGGCCGATCCAGGTGACGCTGGACGGCGTCACCTTCGAGGGGATCGTGGACGCCTTCGATCCGGAGGGCGCCCTGGTGCTCGATTACAAGACCGACCGTCACGTCCAGCCCGAGCATCACCTGCCGCAGCTGGCCCTGTACGCCCACCGCCTCGGCGCGACCCGCGCGGCCCTGGCGTACCTGCGCCACGACCGCCTGCATGAGTTCGGGGAAACCGACCTGCAGCGCGGGCTGGCCCTCGTGCAGGACGCGGTGCGCCGCATCCAGGAGCACGACTTCGGCCCCTCCCCTTCCCCGGCCTGCCGGTACTGCTCATTCCGCGGCGTCTGTGACGTCGCCCCCCAGGAGACCCCATGA
- a CDS encoding type II toxin-antitoxin system prevent-host-death family antitoxin codes for MANKTVGVRSLREELPDVLREVKETGRPVTVTRHGEALATIVPGTLPTAARAPRILALNSLKGGVGKTTITMHLAAAIAAAGERVTVLDADEEVSALRWQQHAQADSISLPFRVVAADRNSLMRQARELARDGTVVIIDTPPNNREILKSAATVADVVLVPVLPTAMDLDRLGTTLELLADLEAALPNFNYAIVLNRFDARKAMAHDANTALDRHPRFETVIRSLAAYERGFGTAPSELEQFRQLWEELLQVMGSDA; via the coding sequence ATGGCCAACAAAACCGTAGGCGTGCGTTCACTGCGGGAGGAACTGCCGGACGTGCTGCGTGAAGTCAAGGAGACGGGCCGTCCCGTCACGGTCACCCGGCATGGCGAAGCCCTCGCCACGATCGTGCCCGGCACGCTGCCCACCGCCGCCCGAGCCCCGCGCATTCTGGCCCTCAACTCCCTCAAAGGAGGGGTCGGGAAGACCACCATCACGATGCACCTCGCGGCGGCCATCGCTGCGGCGGGTGAGCGGGTCACCGTCCTCGACGCGGATGAGGAAGTCAGTGCGCTGCGCTGGCAGCAGCACGCGCAGGCCGACAGCATCAGCCTGCCGTTCCGGGTGGTCGCCGCGGACCGCAACAGCCTGATGCGCCAGGCCCGGGAACTCGCCAGGGACGGCACCGTCGTCATCATCGACACGCCGCCCAACAACCGCGAGATCCTCAAGAGTGCGGCCACGGTCGCGGACGTCGTGCTCGTACCGGTGCTGCCCACCGCGATGGATCTCGACCGGCTGGGCACCACCCTGGAACTCCTGGCAGATCTCGAGGCGGCGCTGCCGAACTTCAACTACGCGATTGTCCTCAACCGCTTCGACGCCCGCAAGGCCATGGCGCACGATGCGAACACGGCGCTCGACCGGCATCCACGCTTCGAGACGGTCATCCGCTCCCTCGCGGCCTACGAGCGCGGCTTCGGCACGGCGCCCAGTGAACTCGAGCAGTTCCGGCAGCTCTGGGAAGAACTCCTCCAGGTGATGGGAAGTGACGCGTGA
- a CDS encoding DUF4007 family protein — MFHESFSLNRPAMSLILPILANGGDEATFSAALRDSLGANYVKAMPRYARSCGLVEFGLPKLTPLGQHVLAHDPSLTLPATQWLMHYHLSAPSGPGPRFWHDLTVRLPDYDATFSSNDLTEEVGKSVETTQGRTLAERSLRTCATIYTGTYTKPEGLGALHLVQEAPDGYRLGDAEPVPLGVLAYALAHYWERRYGHVQTRNLSDLSEPGGFGRLFFLSQFALNKALRALTRRGVLELWQQAPPHQVTKPPKPAALLEEIYDD; from the coding sequence ATGTTCCACGAGAGTTTCTCGTTGAACCGGCCTGCAATGTCACTCATTTTGCCGATTCTGGCCAACGGAGGAGATGAAGCCACGTTTTCAGCCGCGCTTCGCGACAGTCTCGGTGCCAATTACGTTAAGGCCATGCCCCGGTACGCCCGGTCCTGTGGTCTCGTTGAATTCGGTCTTCCCAAGCTGACTCCGCTTGGTCAGCATGTGTTGGCACATGATCCATCGCTGACGCTCCCGGCCACGCAGTGGTTAATGCACTACCACTTGAGTGCTCCCTCTGGACCTGGTCCACGCTTCTGGCATGACCTTACTGTGCGCCTTCCCGACTATGACGCCACGTTCAGCTCAAACGACCTGACAGAAGAAGTGGGTAAGAGCGTAGAAACGACGCAGGGGCGAACCCTGGCTGAGCGAAGTTTACGAACCTGCGCGACTATCTACACAGGAACGTACACTAAGCCAGAGGGGCTCGGTGCGCTGCACCTGGTGCAGGAGGCTCCCGATGGGTACCGCTTGGGGGACGCTGAGCCAGTTCCACTGGGTGTCTTGGCCTATGCACTGGCCCACTATTGGGAACGTCGGTATGGTCATGTTCAGACCCGCAATCTCAGCGACCTGTCGGAGCCAGGAGGCTTTGGCCGCCTGTTCTTCCTGAGCCAGTTCGCGCTCAACAAGGCACTCAGGGCGCTCACAAGGCGAGGTGTGCTGGAACTGTGGCAGCAAGCGCCACCTCATCAGGTGACCAAACCACCCAAACCTGCTGCACTTCTGGAAGAAATCTATGACGATTGA
- a CDS encoding replication initiator protein A, translated as MARRATTAEGKRQTAAKVSPKPTSDLIRFEEANVARLGLISVQERIPESYASWTVDFHVDGRPARLTCDAVAKYGGVPHGLDGDVATAIIDLYAEAGSPDDGTVRTTAYQILRRAGLDTSGRYYQSLLQTLFRLRTTTYTASEAWRDHGRGHWTTATFNYLSELEFTSDDEATELSSGSVLKIRLAEPIVRSIRARYTKPLDLDFLTSLERPQTRAVYRLLDARRYDPVTPGTLLPTLSVNIIEWAEACKIVDRRSNKIRATLQGAHEELMLRGYLEDVTYEGRGRAQTITYRFVALDTHPASPLIETMRTYRVSLPVAQKLLTDFGEAHVRARLQKFESLIASGYKARNRSALLVDVVRDDQGKYADLTDVPPPPPRQAPAAASYMPTLDEVASEDGNLEERVEATMKTVQFLLRERLSVSEYALLRLALILGRLDQARVTREATRAKREGQLDDFVTGLLDALQHVQLEAR; from the coding sequence GTGGCACGCAGAGCGACAACGGCAGAAGGCAAACGCCAGACCGCGGCGAAGGTCAGCCCAAAGCCGACTTCGGACCTGATCCGCTTCGAGGAAGCCAACGTGGCCCGTCTCGGGTTGATCAGCGTGCAGGAACGCATCCCCGAGTCCTATGCCAGCTGGACCGTCGACTTTCACGTTGATGGACGCCCTGCACGACTCACCTGCGACGCCGTCGCCAAGTACGGCGGCGTGCCCCACGGCCTGGACGGCGACGTCGCCACCGCCATCATCGACCTGTACGCCGAGGCGGGGAGCCCCGACGACGGGACCGTGCGCACCACCGCGTACCAGATCCTGCGGCGCGCTGGACTCGACACGTCCGGGCGGTACTACCAGAGTCTGCTGCAGACGCTGTTCCGCCTGCGAACGACCACCTACACCGCGTCGGAAGCCTGGCGGGATCACGGCCGGGGGCACTGGACCACCGCGACGTTCAATTACCTGTCGGAACTCGAGTTCACCAGTGACGACGAGGCGACCGAACTCTCCAGCGGCAGCGTCCTCAAAATTCGCCTCGCGGAACCGATTGTGCGTTCCATCCGCGCGCGGTACACCAAGCCGCTGGACCTGGATTTCCTGACCAGCCTCGAACGGCCCCAGACGCGCGCGGTCTACCGCCTGCTCGACGCGCGGCGGTACGATCCGGTCACGCCCGGCACGCTGCTCCCGACCCTCAGCGTCAACATCATCGAGTGGGCGGAAGCCTGCAAGATCGTGGACCGGCGGAGCAACAAGATCCGCGCGACCCTCCAGGGCGCGCATGAAGAACTCATGCTCCGCGGCTACCTGGAAGACGTGACCTATGAAGGGCGGGGCCGCGCGCAGACGATCACCTACCGGTTCGTCGCGCTGGACACGCACCCGGCCTCGCCGCTGATTGAGACCATGCGCACCTACCGCGTGTCCCTGCCCGTCGCACAGAAACTCCTGACCGACTTTGGGGAAGCGCACGTGCGCGCCCGGCTGCAGAAGTTCGAGTCGCTCATCGCCAGCGGCTACAAGGCCCGGAACCGCTCGGCGCTGCTCGTCGACGTCGTCCGCGACGACCAGGGCAAGTACGCCGACCTGACGGACGTGCCGCCCCCGCCCCCACGCCAGGCACCCGCCGCGGCGTCGTACATGCCGACGCTGGACGAAGTGGCCAGCGAGGACGGCAACCTCGAGGAGCGCGTTGAGGCCACGATGAAAACCGTGCAGTTCCTCCTGCGCGAGCGGTTGTCCGTCAGTGAATACGCCCTGCTGCGTCTCGCGCTGATCCTGGGTCGCCTGGACCAGGCCCGCGTCACGCGGGAGGCGACGCGGGCCAAACGGGAAGGCCAACTCGACGACTTCGTGACTGGACTGCTCGACGCCCTCCAGCACGTCCAGCTCGAAGCACGCTGA
- a CDS encoding helix-turn-helix transcriptional regulator, which translates to MTPATKTERMLATLELLGHAEVSARELTSRLRLPANKLRSVQRDLETLCQDGKVERLDSGKYRRPLRATTLNPVEALAVYSAARMLYHHAADYNEHYLTALEKLTAQLPVTARRVAAQANAAYQQRKDTSDTSASRTFELVARAWLEGRVLRFKYHSLSKESQVELVIYFIELNPQNRQAYAIGVNRLKSGARPFVFRLARMRDLTLLSDEARIPEDFHPMEYLSGAWGIMTGDPVRVELFFSPAVRDRVREVPLGPTADCQPLSSGHTRVCLTVGGWKELVPWILGWGGEVEVLGPAELRAHIADAHGRGHSLYR; encoded by the coding sequence GTGACCCCCGCCACGAAAACCGAGCGGATGCTCGCCACGCTGGAACTCCTCGGGCACGCCGAGGTCAGCGCCCGGGAGCTGACCAGCCGCCTGAGGCTGCCCGCCAACAAGCTCCGCAGCGTGCAGCGGGACCTCGAAACCCTCTGCCAGGACGGCAAGGTGGAACGGCTCGACAGCGGAAAGTACCGCCGGCCGCTCCGGGCGACCACCCTCAACCCGGTTGAGGCGCTCGCGGTGTACTCCGCCGCGCGCATGCTCTACCACCACGCCGCCGACTACAACGAGCATTACCTCACCGCACTGGAGAAACTCACCGCGCAGCTGCCCGTGACCGCCCGCCGCGTGGCGGCCCAGGCGAACGCCGCCTACCAGCAGCGCAAGGACACCAGTGACACGTCGGCCAGCCGCACCTTCGAACTGGTCGCCCGCGCCTGGCTTGAGGGCCGCGTCCTGCGGTTCAAGTACCACTCACTCAGTAAGGAGTCCCAGGTCGAGCTCGTCATCTACTTCATCGAACTCAACCCCCAGAACCGCCAGGCGTACGCCATCGGCGTGAACCGCCTCAAAAGTGGCGCCCGGCCCTTCGTGTTCCGCCTGGCCCGCATGCGTGACCTGACGCTGCTCAGCGACGAAGCGCGCATCCCTGAGGACTTCCACCCCATGGAGTACCTCTCCGGGGCGTGGGGCATCATGACCGGTGACCCGGTGCGCGTGGAACTGTTCTTCAGTCCAGCAGTCCGCGACCGGGTGCGCGAGGTGCCCCTAGGCCCAACGGCGGACTGCCAGCCCCTGTCGAGCGGCCACACCCGCGTGTGCCTCACGGTCGGCGGGTGGAAGGAACTCGTGCCGTGGATCCTCGGCTGGGGCGGTGAGGTCGAGGTGCTGGGGCCAGCGGAGCTGCGGGCGCACATCGCCGACGCACACGGCCGCGGCCACTCGCTGTACCGCTGA
- a CDS encoding PD-(D/E)XK nuclease family protein, with the protein MTRTLLQHPFPSALLRAVSAHYSPDMALIVPNVQAGRDVRGTLRNAGPARTLTQTARDALQAAGWHPLLPGAREAFYRDALDGLAFEYLGPLADRPGTLARLGGLIGELLRSNLEPGAVQAVAGSARERDVAGAFQAVVARCRALRVYDAAGAEYFAARLDRLPARRAVVHGFAYFDAAQLALLDRLLGPGSLLTLPASEAPGAQRRTQESAAALRTLGTLGFRNAEVGGQAASTGDQVVAGYLQRGSGSAGLRREEHADIDAEVRACLRQVRAWLAEGTRPERLAVIVRHEATYLGTLADVAREYGLPLVSGAQQPLLNTPLGGVVQAWVDAHARAWQYGAARRLLTHPLVRAGFDPLRRARALQPQCPPGAAAWAPELAWLELPAETTWQAGLQVLERLVAELGIAARCRQDPALNVALGLLTDRLDREAQRDTPCRREELLGLVAHVLRSTTVPVLMGRSGVRVANPLAALGRRFDHVWVLGLADTLFPRPAADHPLIDSVVRARWQAAGVTLPDASSLASVEEALFLGAVGGAGLDVVLSRPLRGVDGRALRPSPFWQRFGDAGGPGAPLPLGSAEERALLLALDGQVPAALEARVAVEVDRDAGHAGPHAGQLDRGLPVAARRWSPSQLHAAGACRFQWFAGRLLHLEEPLDPDRVEDRRVTGLLLHAALDGALQGEGTAGDGTATARTARAHAALDRKVAELRRSGALRAGPLWPVQAEELRRTVTRAVRSPAFVPPGWTPAALEARRDFTLTAGAHTFELTGIIDRVDRTPDGLTVTDYKTGTYISQVVQGARLNLEIQLPLYMTALNAVNGRYFSIERAAALGGAGPAAEGGRRRYTWAQHQQNVTAFLTELGDHLAAGNVAPSPDQARQACTSCTFLPVCRHRGGAQVEEVQA; encoded by the coding sequence GTGACCCGCACCCTGCTCCAGCACCCGTTTCCCAGCGCCCTGCTGCGGGCCGTCTCGGCGCACTACTCACCGGATATGGCCCTGATCGTGCCGAACGTCCAGGCGGGCCGGGACGTCCGGGGCACGCTGAGGAACGCGGGGCCCGCGCGGACGCTGACGCAGACGGCGCGCGACGCCCTGCAGGCTGCCGGCTGGCACCCGTTGCTGCCCGGGGCGCGGGAGGCGTTCTACCGGGACGCGCTGGACGGTCTGGCGTTCGAGTACCTGGGGCCGCTCGCGGACCGGCCGGGCACCCTGGCCCGGCTGGGGGGGCTGATCGGGGAGCTGCTGCGCTCGAACCTGGAGCCCGGCGCTGTGCAGGCGGTGGCAGGCAGCGCGCGGGAGCGGGACGTGGCGGGCGCGTTCCAGGCGGTGGTGGCGCGCTGCCGGGCGCTGCGGGTGTACGACGCGGCGGGTGCGGAGTACTTCGCGGCGCGCCTGGACCGGCTGCCGGCGCGGCGGGCTGTCGTGCACGGCTTCGCGTACTTCGACGCGGCGCAGCTGGCCCTTCTGGACCGGCTGCTCGGGCCGGGATCGCTGCTAACACTCCCGGCCAGTGAAGCGCCCGGCGCGCAGCGCCGCACGCAGGAGTCCGCTGCGGCGCTGCGCACGCTGGGCACGCTGGGGTTCAGGAATGCCGAAGTGGGCGGTCAGGCGGCGAGCACCGGCGATCAGGTGGTTGCCGGGTACCTGCAGCGGGGCTCCGGGTCCGCTGGCCTGCGCCGGGAGGAACACGCGGACATCGACGCGGAGGTCCGGGCGTGCCTGCGTCAGGTGCGGGCGTGGCTGGCGGAGGGCACCCGCCCGGAGCGGCTGGCGGTGATTGTCCGTCACGAGGCCACGTACCTGGGGACGCTGGCGGACGTGGCCCGCGAGTATGGCCTGCCGCTGGTGAGCGGGGCGCAGCAGCCGCTGCTGAACACACCGCTGGGGGGCGTGGTGCAGGCCTGGGTGGACGCGCACGCCCGGGCGTGGCAGTACGGGGCGGCGCGGCGCCTCCTCACGCATCCGCTGGTGCGGGCCGGGTTTGACCCATTGAGGCGGGCGCGGGCGCTGCAGCCGCAGTGTCCGCCCGGGGCGGCCGCCTGGGCGCCTGAGCTCGCGTGGCTGGAACTGCCGGCCGAGACCACCTGGCAGGCCGGCCTGCAGGTGCTCGAGCGGCTCGTCGCAGAGCTGGGCATCGCGGCGCGGTGCCGGCAGGACCCGGCCCTGAATGTGGCGCTGGGCCTGCTCACCGACCGCCTGGACCGCGAGGCGCAGCGGGACACGCCGTGCCGGCGCGAGGAGCTGCTGGGCCTGGTGGCGCACGTCCTGCGCTCCACGACCGTGCCCGTCCTGATGGGCCGCAGCGGCGTGCGGGTCGCCAACCCCCTGGCCGCGCTGGGACGCCGCTTTGATCACGTGTGGGTGCTGGGCCTGGCGGACACGCTGTTCCCGCGGCCCGCTGCCGATCACCCCTTGATTGACAGTGTCGTCCGGGCGCGGTGGCAGGCGGCCGGCGTGACCCTGCCGGACGCGTCGAGTCTGGCGAGTGTGGAGGAGGCGCTGTTCCTGGGCGCGGTGGGCGGCGCGGGGCTGGACGTGGTCCTCAGCCGACCGCTGCGCGGCGTGGACGGCCGGGCCCTGCGGCCCAGCCCGTTCTGGCAGCGGTTCGGTGACGCGGGGGGGCCAGGTGCGCCGTTGCCTCTGGGCTCGGCTGAGGAACGCGCGCTGCTGCTGGCCCTGGACGGCCAGGTGCCCGCGGCGCTGGAGGCCCGGGTGGCGGTGGAGGTGGACCGTGACGCGGGCCACGCCGGACCACACGCCGGGCAGCTGGACCGGGGCCTGCCCGTCGCCGCGCGCCGCTGGAGTCCGTCACAGCTGCACGCGGCCGGAGCGTGCCGCTTCCAGTGGTTCGCGGGGCGCCTGCTGCACCTCGAGGAGCCGCTCGACCCGGACCGCGTGGAGGACCGCCGGGTGACGGGGCTGCTGCTGCACGCGGCGCTGGACGGCGCGCTGCAGGGTGAGGGGACCGCGGGCGACGGGACGGCCACGGCCCGCACGGCGCGCGCCCACGCAGCCCTGGACCGCAAGGTCGCGGAACTGCGGCGCAGCGGGGCGCTGCGGGCCGGGCCATTGTGGCCCGTGCAGGCCGAAGAGCTGCGCCGCACCGTGACGCGGGCGGTGCGCAGCCCGGCCTTCGTGCCGCCCGGGTGGACGCCCGCAGCGCTCGAAGCGCGGCGGGACTTCACCCTCACCGCCGGCGCGCACACCTTCGAGCTGACCGGCATCATCGACCGGGTGGACCGGACGCCGGACGGCCTGACGGTCACCGACTACAAGACCGGCACGTACATCAGTCAGGTGGTGCAGGGCGCGAGGCTGAATCTGGAGATCCAGTTGCCGCTGTACATGACGGCCCTGAACGCCGTGAACGGCCGGTACTTCAGCATCGAGCGGGCCGCGGCGCTCGGGGGCGCCGGTCCAGCCGCCGAGGGTGGGCGGCGCAGGTACACCTGGGCGCAGCACCAGCAGAACGTCACGGCGTTCCTGACGGAACTCGGCGATCACCTGGCGGCGGGGAACGTCGCGCCGAGCCCGGATCAGGCCCGGCAGGCCTGCACGTCCTGCACGTTCCTGCCGGTGTGCCGGCACCGGGGCGGGGCGCAGGTTGAGGAGGTGCAGGCATGA